A single genomic interval of Pyrobaculum arsenaticum DSM 13514 harbors:
- a CDS encoding thiamine-phosphate synthase family protein — translation MAAVPGRIVNYLGRARPSGPPTFGASDHVARKILAALKLDPSVRSSINVRYDPSFVEKAKSLGMSIAVVDRRVEFEDVKKREGGSMQWVVEEAFRQRAGATPDVIVDLGDWDKEPMITILGRRLPKS, via the coding sequence GTGGCCGCCGTACCTGGGAGAATTGTAAACTACCTGGGGAGGGCGCGTCCATCAGGCCCCCCGACTTTCGGCGCCAGCGACCACGTGGCGAGGAAGATACTAGCCGCCTTGAAGTTAGACCCCTCTGTGAGATCTTCTATAAATGTGAGATACGACCCATCTTTTGTAGAGAAAGCAAAGTCGCTGGGTATGTCCATCGCCGTTGTAGACAGAAGGGTAGAGTTCGAGGACGTTAAGAAAAGAGAGGGCGGCTCTATGCAGTGGGTAGTAGAGGAGGCTTTTAGACAGAGAGCCGGCGCAACGCCGGACGTAATTGTAGACTTAGGCGACTGGGACAAGGAGCCAATGATTACCATACTTGGCAGACGCCTACCGAAGTCGTGA
- the nrfD gene encoding NrfD/PsrC family molybdoenzyme membrane anchor subunit, translating to MIVRNTVWGWPVVVEMTLLAIASLAVVWAYYFWRRGDTRYAAVGGVLGVLFPAIALGILASELLKPPTAGMLVLPIFNPNGNHFSWMVWGATGISLLILWSLLFTLPMIRPLAKIAVWGRNRAVMNVLGLLMAAFGVYVALYTGLLLAYERGVPFWHSASVPLLAFFMGLAAGSGLYALLGKTEAGRWTAIGSGLTVLTYGAHLHLSTLGPSAAMFSAAGAMSDPLTTGGLILALAAATLTTWGKKPALAAGGALAIMAVFLIRASLILWGAWEFP from the coding sequence ATGATAGTGCGTAACACTGTCTGGGGCTGGCCCGTCGTTGTTGAGATGACTTTACTTGCTATAGCCAGCTTAGCTGTTGTTTGGGCTTACTACTTCTGGAGGAGGGGAGACACTAGATACGCGGCAGTCGGCGGAGTGCTGGGCGTACTATTTCCCGCCATTGCCCTAGGCATCTTGGCATCTGAGCTGTTGAAACCTCCAACTGCAGGAATGTTGGTACTACCCATTTTTAACCCCAACGGTAACCACTTCAGCTGGATGGTCTGGGGAGCAACTGGGATTTCGCTACTGATATTGTGGTCTCTGCTATTCACACTACCGATGATAAGGCCGCTGGCAAAGATCGCGGTGTGGGGGCGCAACAGAGCGGTCATGAACGTGCTAGGTCTGCTAATGGCCGCCTTCGGCGTATACGTGGCCCTGTATACAGGACTGTTGCTGGCCTACGAGAGGGGAGTACCCTTCTGGCACTCAGCCAGCGTGCCGTTACTCGCATTTTTCATGGGCCTGGCCGCCGGGAGCGGTCTTTACGCACTGCTGGGCAAAACCGAGGCAGGTAGATGGACTGCAATAGGCAGCGGCTTGACTGTATTGACGTACGGGGCCCACCTGCATCTGTCAACCCTTGGCCCCTCGGCCGCGATGTTCAGCGCGGCGGGAGCTATGTCCGACCCACTGACTACCGGCGGTTTGATACTTGCCTTGGCGGCCGCAACATTAACAACATGGGGCAAGAAGCCGGCTTTAGCGGCGGGTGGCGCGCTTGCGATAATGGCCGTATTCCTAATCAGAGCATCCCTGATACTCTGGGGAGCTTGGGAATTTCCATAA
- a CDS encoding 4Fe-4S dicluster domain-containing protein: protein MRPVFVIDVNKCVGCRACVAACIIEHGQVFTAAKPSNRGKPQTVKLRTWVEWREESNGKPSRKFVSSLCYHCEDAPCQRVCPTGATYKTPEGVVLVNKDLCIGCGYCIIACPYGSRYRPEPHEWHEAENKPLVKEVEPATQYGGVLFKPPVPNKWAFRVDAVDKCTFCYHRYKGDGKLWSPACVEVCPTGSRMFGDLDNPNDPVAELVRGGVAKLARPDLKTGGRVYYVGGL, encoded by the coding sequence ATGAGGCCGGTCTTCGTCATTGACGTAAATAAATGCGTTGGATGCCGCGCCTGCGTAGCGGCGTGCATTATCGAACACGGCCAAGTCTTTACAGCCGCTAAGCCGTCTAACCGCGGCAAGCCGCAGACTGTGAAGCTGAGAACGTGGGTTGAGTGGAGAGAGGAGAGCAACGGCAAGCCGTCGAGGAAGTTCGTGTCTTCGCTTTGCTACCACTGCGAGGATGCGCCTTGTCAGAGGGTGTGCCCAACAGGCGCCACGTACAAGACGCCAGAGGGCGTGGTGCTGGTTAACAAGGATCTGTGCATAGGCTGTGGCTACTGCATTATTGCGTGTCCCTACGGGTCGCGCTATAGGCCGGAGCCGCACGAGTGGCACGAGGCTGAGAACAAGCCGCTTGTCAAGGAGGTGGAGCCCGCGACGCAGTACGGCGGTGTGTTGTTCAAGCCGCCGGTGCCAAACAAGTGGGCGTTTAGAGTAGACGCGGTTGACAAGTGTACATTTTGCTACCACCGGTACAAAGGCGATGGTAAGCTTTGGTCGCCGGCCTGCGTGGAGGTCTGTCCCACCGGATCCAGGATGTTCGGAGACTTAGATAACCCCAACGACCCAGTGGCCGAGCTAGTACGCGGCGGTGTTGCGAAACTCGCTAGGCCTGATTTAAAGACAGGTGGAAGAGTGTACTACGTAGGGGGGCTATGA
- a CDS encoding HEPN domain-containing protein, with product MHFKWLERHVRHFQEALRGLERGDGYWTCYNAYISVRALLMGVLGFDPYKDVTTVATLTALVKKALPNAPGDVIDCAKCLEKRLSEPLGDRCVKCADKIVEYIKTLPLSPATKIADL from the coding sequence ATGCATTTCAAGTGGCTTGAGCGCCACGTTAGACATTTCCAAGAGGCTTTGAGAGGGCTAGAGCGTGGCGATGGCTACTGGACTTGTTACAACGCCTACATCTCCGTGAGGGCGTTGCTAATGGGCGTGTTAGGATTCGACCCATATAAAGACGTCACGACAGTAGCAACGCTCACAGCTCTTGTAAAAAAGGCACTACCCAACGCCCCAGGCGACGTTATAGACTGTGCAAAGTGTCTTGAAAAAAGGCTCTCCGAGCCTTTAGGAGACAGGTGTGTAAAATGTGCTGACAAAATAGTGGAGTACATAAAGACCTTGCCGCTTTCTCCAGCGACAAAAATTGCCGATTTGTGA
- a CDS encoding molybdopterin-containing oxidoreductase family protein produces MSLTRRDVLKTGVAIGIAGGLAGFAIKSVAETTAAPQSESKATIVSIPSICGMCMAQCAIYIDVVNGKPVRIRPNTNAPTSAIGICARGVSGTFNTWLNPDVIKKPMARKALVDWAQGKISWEEVKRQIAQSRGRYDDMVEVDWNTAIEIIAKKLKELADNNERQAFTFLFGAWGPTASMRAGVPISRFADTFGGGQITFDNPYCTYPRYLGHWLTWGHGHQAHVSCIDYGEAEAILVVRRNVIGAGVVTETWRFMEAVKRGAMLVVLSPVFDETASYATVWLPVKPGTDLAVLLAFIKYVLDNGCYVEPYLRTYTNAPFLIKEDGLPLLASEVAWDKYGVQAPSGFAYVVWDTATNAPAPDNAARQASLFGQYEVQLKDGTVAKVKTALTILKEWVDANLAALAKKHGVGDYMEAVAKEADVDVNDLRRAAKIVSQYRAVAPIGWHDPRYSNSPQTWRAVGVLMALLGRIQQPGGLFLLTHLIMPYADVYNKVMKYTKKDVPYKTIRGMTFSEYVSSNMSAVYVIPIAPPLPGPSDRGAPPVPTLVEKWAEEAEKQGYLYPYDTVQALYESVVYGKPFKTKVVFITGSNPIPQIGNSKLVEEIFRNLDLVIVHDIQFNDTTAFADVILPDLPYLERMDLALPGPFSPFPAISVRFPWYYEEYKARLQQGEKPGELDKKFRSRNGRTIFEVLLMIARRLQQMGVKARDGTDWSQNMPVGMITEDGIFPIPNLMNFINATFRRIRIIDENGQVRAPTVDDLYKMGGYMVLVPTGRLETVVDERWSQALGREVRVRVHVFKPVQYTVDKEAWLWRVVHYNSPITQGLAPLPTPSGKVEIYSINLAYDVKRVFGKPATSIDPSDLGGTKSGVDPLFSPVPLYAGMARPDYMWATGPPTPDIKVNGLVPPEPPKRLLLVYRHGPYTHTHSHTQNNMLLNTLTPDELLMAWIHPDTAAKLGVNDGDVIEVRPAAPKVLEQLKAVGVGEVPAARFKVRVTPMVRPDIIAIYHYWLVPRGRLRAKAEKLVNLRSGYSDDNYLGPMLAGRLGTPGAMGNTVVEVSKVGGL; encoded by the coding sequence ATGTCACTTACTAGACGCGATGTTTTAAAAACCGGCGTCGCCATAGGTATAGCGGGGGGGCTAGCTGGATTTGCGATAAAGAGCGTAGCCGAAACTACAGCGGCGCCGCAGTCCGAGTCTAAGGCAACTATCGTCTCTATACCCTCTATATGCGGTATGTGTATGGCGCAGTGCGCCATTTACATAGATGTAGTTAACGGTAAGCCGGTGCGTATTAGGCCTAATACAAACGCCCCAACCAGCGCGATTGGGATATGTGCCAGGGGGGTCTCAGGCACGTTTAACACGTGGCTAAACCCCGACGTCATTAAGAAGCCCATGGCTAGGAAAGCCCTTGTCGACTGGGCCCAGGGCAAAATCTCGTGGGAAGAAGTCAAGAGGCAGATAGCGCAGAGCCGCGGCAGGTACGACGACATGGTGGAGGTGGATTGGAACACCGCTATCGAAATCATCGCGAAGAAGCTTAAGGAGCTTGCCGACAACAACGAGCGTCAAGCCTTCACCTTCCTCTTCGGCGCCTGGGGGCCAACCGCATCTATGCGCGCCGGGGTGCCCATATCCAGATTCGCCGACACTTTCGGCGGCGGGCAGATCACCTTCGACAACCCCTACTGCACTTACCCCCGCTACCTCGGCCACTGGCTGACTTGGGGCCATGGCCACCAAGCCCACGTATCTTGCATAGATTACGGCGAGGCGGAGGCCATACTGGTAGTTAGGAGGAACGTGATAGGCGCAGGCGTCGTGACGGAGACATGGCGCTTCATGGAGGCTGTGAAGAGGGGAGCGATGCTGGTGGTGTTGAGTCCCGTCTTCGACGAGACCGCCTCATATGCCACTGTCTGGCTACCTGTAAAGCCCGGCACAGACCTCGCAGTCCTCTTGGCATTTATCAAATACGTGCTTGACAACGGATGTTATGTAGAGCCGTATCTCAGGACTTATACAAACGCGCCGTTTTTAATAAAAGAAGATGGCTTGCCGTTGCTCGCCTCCGAGGTTGCTTGGGACAAGTACGGAGTGCAGGCGCCTTCCGGCTTTGCCTACGTGGTCTGGGACACGGCTACAAACGCCCCCGCCCCCGACAACGCAGCGAGGCAAGCCTCTTTGTTTGGACAGTATGAGGTACAGCTTAAAGATGGGACAGTGGCCAAGGTGAAGACCGCGTTGACTATACTTAAGGAGTGGGTTGACGCAAACCTCGCGGCACTCGCTAAGAAGCACGGGGTGGGCGACTACATGGAGGCCGTGGCCAAAGAGGCGGATGTTGATGTAAACGACTTAAGGAGGGCTGCCAAGATTGTGTCTCAGTACCGCGCGGTGGCTCCCATAGGCTGGCACGACCCGCGTTACAGCAACTCGCCGCAGACTTGGAGGGCAGTGGGCGTCTTGATGGCCCTCCTGGGCAGAATACAACAGCCCGGCGGCTTATTCCTATTGACCCACTTGATAATGCCCTACGCAGATGTGTATAACAAGGTGATGAAGTATACTAAGAAAGACGTGCCCTACAAAACAATACGGGGAATGACGTTTTCTGAATACGTCTCTTCAAACATGTCTGCTGTGTATGTAATTCCTATCGCGCCGCCGTTGCCTGGTCCTAGCGACCGCGGCGCCCCGCCAGTGCCGACGCTTGTGGAGAAATGGGCTGAGGAGGCTGAAAAGCAGGGCTACCTCTACCCGTACGACACAGTCCAGGCGCTTTACGAGAGCGTTGTCTACGGCAAGCCGTTTAAGACAAAGGTGGTCTTCATCACGGGGTCTAACCCAATTCCGCAGATCGGCAACAGTAAACTGGTGGAGGAGATTTTCCGCAACCTCGACCTTGTCATTGTCCACGACATACAGTTCAACGACACGACGGCCTTCGCCGACGTGATTCTGCCCGACCTCCCCTACCTAGAGAGAATGGACCTAGCGCTCCCAGGCCCGTTCTCTCCGTTCCCAGCCATCTCCGTGCGGTTCCCCTGGTATTACGAGGAGTATAAGGCGAGGCTACAGCAGGGGGAGAAGCCGGGCGAGTTGGACAAGAAGTTCAGATCGCGCAACGGGAGGACAATTTTCGAGGTTTTGTTGATGATTGCCAGGAGGCTACAGCAGATGGGAGTCAAGGCGAGGGACGGCACTGACTGGTCCCAGAACATGCCCGTGGGGATGATAACGGAAGACGGCATATTCCCCATCCCCAACTTGATGAACTTCATAAACGCCACGTTTAGGAGGATTAGGATTATTGACGAGAACGGCCAGGTAAGGGCGCCGACTGTTGACGATTTGTATAAGATGGGCGGCTACATGGTGTTAGTCCCCACGGGCAGATTAGAAACTGTAGTAGACGAGAGGTGGAGCCAAGCGCTTGGGCGGGAGGTGAGGGTGAGGGTGCATGTGTTTAAGCCTGTCCAGTATACAGTAGACAAGGAGGCTTGGCTGTGGCGCGTCGTCCACTACAACTCCCCCATTACCCAGGGCCTGGCGCCGTTGCCGACGCCGAGTGGGAAAGTCGAGATATACAGCATCAACTTGGCATACGACGTCAAGAGGGTATTCGGCAAGCCTGCGACCTCTATCGACCCGTCTGACCTTGGGGGGACTAAAAGCGGTGTTGACCCCTTGTTCTCGCCTGTGCCGCTCTACGCCGGCATGGCTAGGCCGGACTACATGTGGGCTACCGGCCCGCCAACGCCAGACATCAAGGTGAACGGCCTAGTGCCGCCGGAGCCGCCGAAGAGGCTGTTGCTGGTTTACAGGCACGGGCCCTATACCCATACCCACAGCCATACGCAGAATAACATGTTGCTTAACACGCTGACTCCTGACGAGTTGCTGATGGCGTGGATCCACCCGGACACCGCGGCTAAGCTAGGGGTGAACGACGGCGACGTGATAGAGGTGAGACCAGCGGCGCCGAAAGTCCTTGAACAGTTAAAGGCAGTGGGCGTAGGCGAGGTACCTGCGGCGAGGTTTAAGGTGAGGGTTACTCCGATGGTTAGACCAGACATCATTGCGATATACCACTACTGGCTTGTGCCGAGGGGGAGGCTTAGGGCTAAGGCGGAGAAGCTTGTAAACCTCCGCTCCGGCTACAGCGACGACAACTACCTCGGCCCAATGTTGGCTGGGAGGCTTGGGACGCCCGGCGCCATGGGCAACACAGTAGTAGAGGTGAGTAAGGTGGGTGGGCTATGA
- a CDS encoding DUF1641 domain-containing protein: MTEVVTIPKADYERLLAEVAALRKEVEELSSLLLPVKIVLEKLPHLMADIQVFKVAAPLISMLSIMDAADLNAMGAAMQGGVTCTSKALRQIAENGAPKIGLFGLLSAMRDPEVQKAMGLMITVLKAMGSCMEENLKQVSEK, translated from the coding sequence ATGACCGAGGTGGTGACAATTCCAAAAGCCGACTACGAGCGCCTATTAGCGGAGGTGGCGGCGCTGAGAAAGGAGGTAGAGGAGCTCAGCTCGTTGCTTCTCCCAGTAAAGATAGTGTTAGAGAAACTTCCGCACCTCATGGCTGACATCCAAGTGTTTAAAGTGGCGGCCCCATTGATATCTATGCTGTCTATTATGGACGCCGCGGATCTCAACGCTATGGGCGCGGCGATGCAGGGCGGGGTGACTTGCACAAGCAAGGCGCTGAGGCAAATAGCTGAAAACGGCGCGCCGAAGATCGGCCTCTTCGGCCTCCTAAGCGCCATGAGAGACCCCGAGGTGCAGAAAGCTATGGGCCTAATGATAACCGTACTCAAGGCAATGGGAAGTTGCATGGAAGAGAACTTGAAACAGGTCAGCGAAAAGTAG
- a CDS encoding EamA family transporter: protein MLALLGVAAHFQTLMSVEKLAALAYISLVPGALAYTIWNLAMAKAGHQAASAFPFMPVFTLIISTILLHEVATEAQLLGMTLAIIGVSLTIKQ, encoded by the coding sequence ATGCTGGCCCTCCTCGGCGTCGCGGCCCACTTCCAAACCCTAATGTCCGTAGAGAAGCTAGCCGCCTTGGCATACATCTCGCTCGTGCCGGGAGCCTTGGCTTACACTATCTGGAACTTGGCAATGGCAAAGGCGGGGCACCAGGCGGCGTCTGCCTTCCCCTTCATGCCAGTATTCACCTTAATCATCTCCACAATACTCCTGCACGAGGTGGCTACAGAGGCGCAACTACTTGGAATGACTCTCGCAATAATCGGCGTTTCCCTAACTATTAAACAATAG
- a CDS encoding (Fe-S)-binding protein, which produces MHLEFKFGDTSNFKPLKATDSLVTKLHKKIGMELPSDKYYYIETRLRNEYLRNKNIRIAVETCVHCAACIDACPTYLTTKDIRNSPVGRAEMLRNIIKRKQKVDDSTIELLYTYYWQCLTCRRCGYICPFGIDQADITRVVRGVLYEAGIVSRYAAMTIDKHEDTGNNMGITPAAAINIISYFAKEIKSEKGVDVEYYIYRHDQKKMLIFKSGELVGEVERSEWPQLLLYPSSADLFLNTEALKGFIAFFNAIKTPFVIHTKCIEVANFGIWTHEKHMKLIAQHYINAAEELGVKMAVFGECGHGWRAFKNIVAPELEKRGIKTCHIHHLVVKAIKEGKIKLNPEANGDLVYMYQDPCQYSRGGDLIEEPRFIMSHVVKKWIECPQNRHLNWCCGGQAGMLAEELKPLRLQYARLWYECAINAGAQHVVRPCSMCKGTLNSIIGDLNKKYGRNITYSGVMELVYKALLF; this is translated from the coding sequence ATGCACCTCGAGTTTAAGTTCGGAGATACTTCCAATTTCAAACCTTTAAAAGCAACCGACTCTCTTGTAACTAAGTTACATAAGAAAATAGGCATGGAATTGCCTTCAGACAAATACTACTACATAGAAACGAGACTAAGGAATGAGTATTTGCGAAATAAGAATATAAGAATTGCAGTTGAAACTTGCGTCCACTGCGCGGCGTGTATTGACGCGTGTCCTACTTACTTAACTACAAAAGATATTAGAAATTCGCCAGTAGGCCGTGCAGAAATGTTAAGAAATATAATAAAAAGAAAGCAAAAAGTTGATGACTCTACCATAGAACTTTTATATACATATTATTGGCAGTGTCTTACGTGTCGACGTTGTGGATATATATGTCCCTTCGGCATAGACCAGGCTGATATTACCAGAGTTGTCAGAGGAGTGTTGTATGAAGCTGGCATTGTGAGTAGATATGCAGCTATGACTATAGACAAACATGAAGACACTGGTAATAACATGGGCATAACGCCCGCCGCGGCTATTAATATCATATCGTACTTTGCAAAAGAGATAAAAAGCGAAAAAGGAGTAGATGTTGAATATTATATTTACAGACACGACCAGAAAAAAATGTTAATATTCAAAAGCGGCGAATTAGTAGGAGAAGTAGAGAGAAGCGAATGGCCCCAGCTGTTGCTCTACCCATCATCTGCGGATTTGTTCTTAAACACAGAGGCGTTGAAAGGATTTATTGCTTTTTTTAATGCTATAAAGACGCCATTTGTAATTCACACTAAGTGTATTGAAGTGGCTAACTTCGGGATTTGGACACATGAAAAACACATGAAATTAATAGCTCAACATTATATCAACGCCGCGGAAGAATTAGGCGTAAAAATGGCCGTATTTGGAGAATGTGGCCACGGCTGGAGGGCCTTTAAAAACATAGTAGCTCCTGAATTAGAGAAAAGGGGTATAAAAACTTGCCACATCCACCATCTAGTAGTAAAGGCAATTAAAGAGGGCAAAATTAAGCTTAACCCAGAGGCTAATGGCGACTTGGTTTATATGTATCAAGATCCTTGTCAATATTCACGTGGCGGCGATTTAATAGAAGAGCCGAGGTTTATTATGAGCCACGTGGTTAAGAAATGGATTGAGTGTCCACAGAATCGCCATCTTAACTGGTGTTGTGGGGGTCAGGCTGGTATGCTCGCCGAAGAGCTTAAGCCGCTTAGATTGCAATATGCGCGGCTTTGGTATGAATGCGCAATAAATGCCGGCGCACAACATGTCGTAAGGCCTTGTTCTATGTGTAAGGGCACTTTAAATAGTATAATAGGCGACTTAAATAAAAAATATGGGAGGAATATTACATATAGTGGTGTAATGGAATTAGTTTACAAAGCCTTACTATTTTAA
- a CDS encoding DUF1641 domain-containing protein: MTELRRKWLATDRVIATPSGKSIPALPEEEVRQHLWAAAEFLVRSGALDHIVELATLIAMIHDVVTDRMVDEFSQDVIKPMGMLIDTISRSSLVEILNNALMDPELEKTIVNINTESITLKKIISLINDKEVKTGLYIFLIFLKALGRAARSRFSEQQI, encoded by the coding sequence ATGACAGAGTTAAGACGTAAGTGGCTAGCGACGGATAGAGTAATTGCCACACCCTCTGGAAAGTCTATACCCGCACTGCCAGAGGAAGAAGTGAGACAACACTTGTGGGCAGCTGCAGAATTCTTAGTAAGATCAGGCGCCCTTGACCATATAGTAGAACTAGCAACATTAATAGCAATGATACACGACGTTGTGACTGATAGAATGGTAGACGAGTTTTCTCAAGATGTCATTAAGCCTATGGGGATGCTTATAGATACAATTTCAAGGTCTTCACTAGTTGAAATTTTAAATAATGCCCTAATGGATCCAGAATTAGAAAAAACAATTGTAAATATAAATACAGAGTCTATTACTTTGAAAAAAATAATATCGCTTATTAACGATAAAGAGGTAAAAACTGGACTTTATATATTTCTAATATTTTTAAAGGCATTAGGCAGGGCAGCGAGGAGTAGATTTAGTGAACAACAAATATAA
- a CDS encoding NAD(P)/FAD-dependent oxidoreductase, whose protein sequence is MELFFRNFLKKFKYRVYFLHYGKKLLILGGGTGGLIISREVRELLGPGEVEITVVDMKDRTEFRPSYLYVAFGYRRPEQISAPLDLLKRHNVNFVKAKVTKIDPANRKVSTTAGDFTYDNLVVALGAETVDTGFPHTWELEPSLKVTDALVQVKSGHVVIGVYSLPYRCPPAPIELAMLTHFYYLTRGLRDKVKITVVHPMKRPFENFGPMAAKWMSGFLQQLGIDYIGVGQSVAIKNLGKNEIETTTGEKIKFDAAFIVPPHKAPDPVLNSDLAKNGWAAPRNPANGDFRSEKYDDVYVIGDVAAPNVPVGMAGTILHSYAPWVVSNIVADLAGVSLGKPPFRIVGTCALDVGAYGMAAACDFTPFVKKQKPYPDCMFLPPSPVTRMFKEMFEKIYFNWLLGVVP, encoded by the coding sequence ATGGAACTATTCTTTAGAAATTTTCTCAAAAAATTTAAATATAGGGTATATTTTTTGCACTATGGTAAAAAATTATTAATACTCGGAGGCGGCACCGGAGGCTTGATAATATCTAGGGAAGTTAGGGAACTTTTAGGCCCTGGCGAGGTGGAGATTACCGTCGTTGACATGAAGGATAGGACGGAGTTTAGGCCTTCTTACCTATATGTGGCTTTTGGCTACAGGCGGCCTGAGCAGATAAGCGCTCCTCTTGATCTTTTAAAAAGACACAACGTAAATTTCGTAAAGGCTAAGGTCACAAAAATCGACCCGGCCAATCGCAAGGTGTCGACCACGGCTGGCGATTTCACTTACGACAATTTGGTGGTCGCCCTTGGGGCCGAGACTGTGGACACGGGCTTCCCGCATACGTGGGAGCTTGAGCCCTCGCTCAAGGTGACTGACGCCCTGGTGCAGGTCAAGAGCGGCCACGTGGTGATTGGGGTGTACTCGCTACCTTATAGATGCCCGCCTGCGCCGATTGAGCTGGCCATGCTGACCCACTTCTACTACCTAACAAGGGGGCTTAGAGACAAGGTGAAGATTACTGTTGTACACCCAATGAAGAGGCCTTTTGAGAACTTTGGCCCAATGGCGGCGAAGTGGATGTCCGGCTTCCTTCAGCAACTAGGCATCGACTACATTGGCGTCGGCCAGAGCGTGGCCATTAAAAACCTAGGCAAAAACGAGATAGAGACCACTACAGGGGAGAAGATAAAGTTCGACGCGGCGTTTATTGTACCGCCTCACAAGGCGCCAGATCCTGTGCTTAACAGCGACTTGGCCAAGAACGGCTGGGCCGCGCCCCGGAATCCGGCAAACGGCGATTTCAGAAGCGAAAAGTACGACGACGTCTATGTAATAGGCGACGTGGCGGCGCCCAACGTCCCCGTGGGGATGGCCGGCACGATACTGCACAGCTACGCCCCGTGGGTGGTGAGCAATATTGTGGCCGATTTGGCTGGCGTTTCGCTTGGCAAGCCGCCATTTAGGATCGTGGGCACCTGCGCGCTGGATGTCGGCGCATATGGCATGGCTGCTGCCTGCGACTTCACGCCATTTGTAAAGAAGCAGAAGCCTTATCCAGATTGCATGTTCCTGCCGCCTTCGCCAGTGACGAGGATGTTTAAGGAGATGTTTGAGAAGATATACTTTAATTGGTTGCTGGGGGTGGTGCCATGA
- a CDS encoding glutamyl-tRNA reductase, producing the protein MDLVNGLVALSLTHKELGVDELSKVANGVHRVCVSLRQPLFVLHTCNRVEAYLYNPPDEVVEIVKSGYAPYVEKVVERRGVDAARHLFRVAAGLESMLIGETDVLGQLEEAFDRQVRAGYTRELLKTVVERAIRVGKRVRTETGISRGPRGLGSLSILYVKEKIDLTNARVCVIGAGSVGRGLVKELIDAGARRLVVVNRSVEKAADLGVEVWPLSERSVERCLEDFDVVFTAVATFEPIIKSVPRDARVRIIVDMGMPRNTAAGLPVEVVTIDSLRDLADRFNAMRDAEIKKAEEIVEEELVALERLLRIRWVEEVSAKLLEYWFKIAEEEGERAGGLEAKIAARTTVKRTLLPVVNYLKKVAVSDIDEAYRIISVLRLSYGLKDL; encoded by the coding sequence ATGGATTTAGTCAACGGCTTAGTTGCTCTTTCCCTGACGCATAAGGAGCTCGGCGTTGACGAGTTGTCGAAGGTTGCTAACGGCGTACATAGGGTATGTGTGTCGTTGCGGCAACCTCTCTTTGTACTACACACGTGTAACAGGGTAGAGGCATACTTATACAACCCGCCAGATGAGGTGGTTGAAATCGTCAAGAGCGGCTACGCGCCTTATGTCGAAAAAGTCGTAGAACGCCGCGGCGTCGATGCGGCCCGTCATCTTTTCCGCGTGGCGGCTGGGCTTGAATCTATGCTCATCGGCGAGACGGACGTCTTGGGCCAGCTAGAGGAGGCGTTTGATAGACAAGTTAGGGCCGGCTACACCCGTGAGCTTTTGAAGACTGTGGTGGAGAGAGCTATAAGGGTGGGGAAGAGAGTAAGGACGGAGACTGGCATTTCTCGGGGGCCCAGAGGGCTCGGCTCGTTGTCTATACTCTATGTGAAGGAAAAGATCGATTTGACCAACGCCCGCGTATGCGTCATTGGGGCAGGCTCTGTTGGCCGCGGCTTGGTGAAAGAGCTCATAGACGCAGGTGCGAGGCGCTTGGTGGTGGTGAACCGCTCTGTGGAGAAAGCCGCTGACCTCGGCGTCGAGGTTTGGCCGCTGTCTGAGCGATCTGTGGAGAGGTGTCTTGAGGATTTTGATGTCGTTTTTACTGCTGTGGCTACTTTTGAACCAATAATAAAAAGCGTGCCAAGAGACGCCAGAGTCCGTATTATTGTAGACATGGGAATGCCTAGAAACACCGCCGCGGGTCTCCCAGTGGAGGTGGTCACCATAGACTCCCTTAGGGACTTAGCTGACCGCTTCAACGCCATGAGAGATGCGGAGATTAAAAAGGCGGAGGAGATAGTCGAGGAGGAATTGGTGGCGCTTGAGCGTTTACTCAGGATTAGGTGGGTAGAGGAGGTATCTGCCAAGCTACTAGAGTACTGGTTTAAAATCGCCGAGGAAGAAGGCGAAAGGGCCGGTGGGTTGGAGGCGAAGATCGCGGCGCGCACGACTGTGAAGCGGACGTTGCTACCCGTTGTTAATTACTTGAAGAAGGTAGCTGTTTCAGACATAGATGAGGCCTACAGAATAATCTCAGTTCTGAGGCTTTCCTATGGGCTCAAAGATTTATAA